A region from the Nocardioides exalbidus genome encodes:
- the rsmD gene encoding 16S rRNA (guanine(966)-N(2))-methyltransferase RsmD, translating to MTRIIGGSAGGRRLETPRGQTTRPTSDRVREALFSAIESRTGSLDGLRFLDLYAGSGAVGLEAWSRGAGVVTLVEQDRRTASLITRNAATLGFSRARVVATTVSTFLAAQPAAPYDVVFLDPPYPTTDAEVDADLVALVAHGWLVPGAIVVVERAAKRTVVTWPEGIEEERIKRYGETALWYGHATPAA from the coding sequence ATGACGCGCATCATCGGGGGATCGGCGGGCGGCCGCCGGCTGGAGACGCCGCGCGGCCAGACGACGCGACCCACCAGCGACCGCGTCCGCGAGGCGCTCTTCTCGGCGATCGAGTCGCGCACCGGCTCGCTCGACGGGCTGCGCTTCCTCGACCTCTACGCCGGCTCCGGCGCGGTCGGCCTCGAGGCCTGGTCCCGCGGCGCGGGCGTCGTCACGCTCGTCGAGCAGGACCGGCGTACGGCCTCCCTCATCACCCGCAACGCCGCCACCCTCGGCTTCTCCCGCGCCAGGGTCGTCGCCACGACCGTCTCGACGTTCCTCGCAGCGCAGCCCGCCGCCCCCTACGACGTGGTCTTCCTCGACCCGCCCTACCCCACGACCGACGCGGAGGTCGACGCCGACCTGGTCGCGCTGGTGGCGCACGGCTGGCTCGTCCCGGGCGCCATCGTCGTCGTCGAGCGCGCCGCCAAGCGCACCGTCGTCACCTGGCCGGAGGGCATCGAGGAGGAGCGCATCAAGCGCTACGGCGAGACCGCGCTTTGGTACGGTCACGCCACCCCGGCAGCCTGA
- the rpmF gene encoding 50S ribosomal protein L32 translates to MAVPKRKMSRSNTRHRRSQWKAVAPTLATCANPACGAKHLPHRACGQCGQYGARADRRQVL, encoded by the coding sequence ATGGCTGTTCCGAAGCGGAAGATGTCGCGCAGCAACACGCGTCACCGCCGTTCGCAGTGGAAGGCCGTCGCGCCGACCCTCGCGACGTGCGCCAACCCCGCCTGCGGCGCCAAGCACCTCCCGCACCGTGCGTGCGGCCAGTGCGGCCAGTACGGCGCGCGCGCCGACCGTCGCCAGGTCCTCTGA
- a CDS encoding Lrp/AsnC family transcriptional regulator, whose translation MVVQAYILIQTDVGKAAEVAREIAQVNGVTLAEDVTGPYDVIVRAEAKNVDELGKLVVSKVQNLDGITRTLTCPVVHI comes from the coding sequence ATGGTCGTCCAGGCCTACATCCTGATCCAGACCGACGTCGGCAAGGCCGCCGAGGTAGCCCGCGAGATCGCCCAGGTCAACGGCGTCACGCTCGCCGAGGACGTCACCGGTCCCTACGACGTGATCGTGCGCGCGGAGGCCAAGAACGTCGACGAGCTCGGCAAGCTCGTCGTCTCGAAGGTCCAGAACCTCGACGGCATCACCCGGACGCTGACCTGCCCGGTCGTCCACATCTGA
- a CDS encoding DAK2 domain-containing protein, with amino-acid sequence MEPVTHGITLDGVARFVDIATDALSSAREEIDALNVYPVPDGDTGTNMFLTVSAARDELRAARAADPDLTLDEGMALLARAALMGARGNSGVILSQMLRAYVTHLAGADGQDPRARTIAVAMSSATDASYAAVGTPVEGTILTVARAASDAALAASQHDGARARDVFSAAAAAARTALARTPDQLPVLAQAGVVDAGGRGLTIVLDAVETTATGRRPTPWTAPIGTHHIPVSPLVSAHAGGAGEGDHLTEDGPGYEVMFLLDAADEAIAPLRATLTALGDSLVVVGGDGLWNVHVHVDDVGAAIEAGITAGRPHRIRVTHFAEQVATRHSPSGRASTRTGRRVVAVAAGPGLVELFESAGAVVVTGGPGQRPSTGQLLEAITACGAAEVVVLPNDGDSVRAAEIAARTAEAELEVHVEVIPTAAQVQGLAAISVHEPGRAFDADVREMTATARHARHGAVTIAARQAITMAGPCEPGDALGVIAGDFAVVGSDLETVATEVLERLLAGGGELVTIVSGEGGVELAEVVAAHVEDRHPTVDVAVHDGGQPRYPLLVSVE; translated from the coding sequence ATGGAGCCAGTCACCCACGGCATCACGCTCGACGGCGTCGCCCGGTTCGTCGACATCGCGACCGACGCGCTGTCCTCGGCGCGCGAGGAGATCGACGCCCTGAACGTCTATCCCGTGCCCGACGGTGACACCGGCACCAACATGTTCCTCACCGTCTCGGCTGCCCGCGACGAGCTCCGCGCCGCCCGCGCGGCCGACCCCGACCTCACGCTCGACGAGGGGATGGCACTGCTCGCCCGCGCCGCGCTGATGGGGGCGCGGGGCAACTCCGGGGTGATCCTCAGCCAGATGCTCCGCGCCTACGTCACCCACCTCGCGGGTGCGGACGGCCAGGACCCGCGCGCCCGGACGATCGCCGTCGCGATGTCCTCGGCCACCGACGCCAGCTATGCCGCGGTCGGCACCCCGGTCGAGGGGACGATCCTCACGGTCGCCCGCGCAGCGTCCGACGCCGCCCTCGCCGCCTCCCAGCACGACGGCGCCCGGGCCCGCGACGTCTTCTCGGCCGCGGCCGCGGCTGCGCGCACCGCCCTCGCCCGTACGCCGGACCAGCTCCCCGTGCTGGCCCAGGCCGGCGTCGTCGACGCCGGGGGCCGCGGGCTCACGATCGTGCTCGACGCCGTCGAGACCACCGCGACGGGCCGCCGTCCGACGCCGTGGACCGCACCGATCGGCACCCACCACATCCCCGTCTCCCCACTCGTCTCGGCCCACGCCGGCGGCGCGGGGGAGGGCGACCACCTCACCGAGGACGGTCCCGGCTACGAGGTGATGTTCCTGCTCGACGCCGCCGACGAGGCGATCGCCCCGCTGCGCGCGACGCTCACTGCCCTCGGCGACAGCCTCGTCGTGGTGGGCGGAGACGGGCTGTGGAACGTCCACGTCCACGTCGACGACGTCGGCGCCGCGATCGAGGCGGGCATCACGGCCGGGCGCCCGCACCGGATCCGGGTCACCCACTTCGCCGAGCAGGTCGCCACCCGCCACTCGCCGTCGGGCCGCGCCTCGACGCGCACGGGCCGCCGGGTCGTCGCCGTCGCGGCAGGCCCCGGGCTGGTCGAGCTGTTCGAGTCCGCAGGTGCCGTCGTCGTCACCGGCGGTCCGGGGCAACGCCCGTCGACGGGCCAGCTGCTCGAGGCGATCACGGCCTGCGGCGCCGCGGAGGTCGTCGTGCTCCCCAACGACGGCGACTCGGTCCGTGCGGCCGAGATCGCGGCGCGCACCGCCGAGGCCGAGCTCGAGGTCCACGTCGAGGTGATCCCGACGGCCGCCCAGGTGCAGGGACTCGCGGCGATCTCGGTCCACGAGCCCGGCCGTGCCTTCGACGCCGACGTCCGCGAGATGACCGCGACCGCGCGCCACGCACGCCACGGTGCCGTCACGATCGCGGCCCGGCAGGCGATCACGATGGCCGGGCCGTGCGAGCCCGGCGACGCGCTCGGCGTCATCGCGGGCGACTTCGCGGTGGTCGGCTCCGACCTCGAGACGGTGGCGACCGAGGTCCTCGAGCGACTGCTCGCCGGTGGTGGCGAGCTCGTCACGATCGTGTCCGGCGAGGGTGGCGTCGAGCTCGCCGAGGTGGTCGCCGCCCACGTCGAGGACCGGCATCCCACGGTCGACGTGGCCGTCCACGACGGGGGGCAACCGCGCTACCCGCTGCTCGTCAGCGTCGAGTGA
- a CDS encoding ATP-dependent DNA helicase RecG produces the protein MVAITPESPIGAVFGNHHKKRKLAEEGLGLATVGDLLRHFPRRYVAATELSEVARPVVGEQLTIVGEVRSCESASFFSGNRRQFRTTVRLRTDGPDFSVTMFSPYQGQADRHEAEFRPGSRAVFTGKAKLFRQIWQLEQPHGFALDGPEAATLSNLLPVYPLTAKLYTWDLQKVVSAALDLVTGVPDVFTPELRERFDLLTVMQALRWIHAPDDWSQLGAAQKRFRFEEALVLQLVLARRRAVHRAQGAQSRAGRADGVLAAFDARLPFELTDGQREIGGLVAEELSRDHPMNRLLQGEVGSGKTLVALRAMLQVVDAGGQAALLAPTEVLAQQHLRSITAMLGDLAQGGMLGGAAEATTVVLLTGSMGRAARQEAMLKIVTGEAGIVIGTHAILEDRVEFADLGLVVVDEQHRFGVEQRAALTDKAGTPPHVLVMTATPIPRTVAMTVFGDLETSVLAELPAGRAPIQTNVVPLADQPAWIDRVWQRVREEVAKGHQAYIVCPRISGDNGEEGETDQLDLDEDGKEIAPKRSLAAVEEVHAELAAGPLAGLRTAILHGRLAPDEKDRTMRAFAAGEVDVLVSTTVIEVGVDVHNATAMVLLDADRFGVSQLHQLRGRVGRGGLPGLCLLVSHAEIGSPARDRLDAVAATTDGFELSRVDLEQRREGDVLGSHQSGFKSSLVSLRVLRDEKTIDRAREAAEALLSEDPGLEQAPALADAVADVERSAASGFMEKG, from the coding sequence ATGGTCGCGATCACCCCGGAGAGCCCGATCGGTGCGGTCTTCGGCAACCACCACAAGAAGCGCAAGCTCGCCGAGGAGGGCCTGGGCCTGGCGACCGTCGGTGACCTCCTGCGCCACTTCCCCCGCCGCTACGTCGCCGCGACCGAGCTGTCCGAGGTCGCCAGGCCGGTCGTCGGGGAGCAGCTGACGATCGTCGGCGAGGTCCGCTCCTGCGAGAGCGCGTCCTTCTTCTCCGGCAACCGCCGCCAGTTCCGTACGACGGTGCGGCTGCGCACCGACGGACCCGACTTCTCCGTGACCATGTTCAGCCCCTACCAGGGCCAGGCCGACCGCCACGAGGCGGAGTTCCGGCCCGGCAGCCGGGCGGTCTTCACCGGCAAGGCCAAGCTGTTCCGGCAGATCTGGCAGCTCGAGCAGCCGCACGGGTTCGCCCTCGACGGCCCGGAGGCCGCCACCCTCAGCAACCTGCTGCCGGTCTACCCGCTGACCGCGAAGCTCTACACGTGGGACCTGCAGAAGGTCGTCTCGGCCGCGCTCGACCTCGTGACCGGCGTCCCCGACGTCTTCACCCCCGAGCTGCGCGAGCGCTTCGACCTGCTCACGGTCATGCAGGCGCTGCGCTGGATCCACGCACCCGACGACTGGAGCCAGCTCGGGGCGGCGCAGAAGCGGTTCCGCTTCGAGGAGGCGCTCGTGCTCCAGCTCGTGCTGGCCCGGCGGCGGGCCGTGCACCGAGCGCAGGGCGCCCAGTCGCGCGCCGGCCGCGCCGACGGCGTGCTCGCGGCCTTCGACGCGCGCCTGCCGTTCGAGCTGACCGACGGCCAGCGCGAGATCGGCGGCCTGGTCGCCGAGGAGCTCTCGCGCGACCACCCGATGAACCGGCTGCTGCAGGGTGAGGTCGGGTCCGGCAAGACCCTCGTCGCGCTGCGCGCGATGCTCCAGGTCGTCGACGCAGGTGGGCAGGCGGCGCTGCTCGCCCCCACCGAGGTGCTGGCGCAGCAGCACCTCCGCTCGATCACCGCGATGCTCGGCGACCTCGCCCAGGGCGGGATGCTCGGTGGTGCCGCCGAGGCGACGACCGTCGTGCTGCTCACCGGGTCGATGGGGAGGGCGGCGCGGCAGGAGGCGATGCTCAAGATCGTCACGGGCGAGGCCGGCATCGTCATCGGCACCCACGCGATCCTCGAGGACCGCGTCGAGTTCGCCGACCTCGGGCTGGTCGTCGTCGACGAGCAGCACCGCTTCGGCGTGGAGCAGCGCGCCGCCCTCACCGACAAGGCCGGCACCCCGCCCCACGTCCTGGTCATGACGGCGACGCCCATCCCGCGCACGGTCGCGATGACCGTCTTCGGCGACCTCGAGACGTCCGTCCTCGCCGAGCTCCCCGCCGGTCGGGCCCCGATCCAGACCAACGTCGTCCCCCTCGCCGACCAGCCGGCGTGGATCGACCGGGTCTGGCAGCGGGTGCGCGAGGAGGTCGCGAAGGGGCACCAGGCCTACATCGTGTGCCCGCGGATCTCGGGCGACAACGGCGAGGAGGGCGAGACCGACCAGCTCGACCTCGACGAGGACGGCAAGGAGATCGCCCCGAAGCGGTCGCTCGCCGCGGTCGAGGAGGTCCACGCCGAGCTGGCGGCCGGGCCGCTCGCCGGCCTCCGCACGGCGATCCTGCACGGCAGGCTGGCGCCCGACGAGAAGGACCGGACGATGCGGGCGTTCGCCGCCGGTGAGGTCGACGTGCTCGTCTCGACGACCGTCATCGAGGTCGGCGTCGACGTCCACAACGCCACCGCGATGGTGCTCCTCGACGCCGACCGGTTCGGCGTGTCCCAGCTGCACCAGCTGCGCGGACGCGTCGGACGTGGCGGCCTGCCGGGCCTGTGCCTGCTGGTCTCGCACGCCGAGATCGGCTCGCCCGCCCGCGACCGCCTCGACGCCGTCGCTGCCACCACCGACGGCTTCGAGCTGAGCCGCGTCGACCTCGAGCAGCGTCGCGAGGGCGACGTCCTCGGGTCCCACCAGTCGGGCTTCAAGTCCAGCCTCGTCTCGCTCCGGGTGCTGCGCGACGAGAAGACCATCGACCGTGCCCGGGAGGCGGCGGAGGCGCTACTCTCCGAGGACCCTGGGCTCGAGCAGGCGCCCGCACTCGCCGACGCAGTGGCCGACGTGGAGCGTTCTGCGGCGTCAGGGTTCATGGAGAAGGGCTGA
- the rpmB gene encoding 50S ribosomal protein L28: MAAVCDICAKKPGFGNNRPWSRKITKRRFNPNIQRVRATVNGTPKRLNVCTGCLKAGKVSR, encoded by the coding sequence GTGGCTGCCGTCTGCGACATCTGCGCCAAGAAGCCGGGCTTCGGAAACAACCGTCCCTGGTCGCGCAAGATCACGAAGCGTCGCTTCAACCCCAACATCCAGCGCGTCCGGGCGACCGTCAACGGCACGCCCAAGCGCCTCAACGTCTGCACCGGCTGCCTCAAGGCCGGCAAGGTCTCCCGCTGA
- a CDS encoding YceD family protein: MSSLDPRAPLVLDTRELGRRPGSQRELELSVPAPAELGIEVLSVPEGSPVELDLRLEAVMEGVLLTGTATAALAGECVRCLEPIEDEVHVTLQELYVYPDQHDKAAEHDDHDLDDETSRLEDDLIDLEPLLRDAVVLALPFQPLCMDDCPGLCIECGARLADDPDHAHEAPIDPRWAGLQQLQDPTD; this comes from the coding sequence GTGAGCAGCCTGGACCCGAGGGCGCCGCTCGTGCTTGACACTCGCGAGCTCGGCCGCCGCCCGGGGTCCCAGCGTGAGCTCGAGCTCTCGGTTCCGGCGCCAGCAGAACTTGGTATCGAAGTCCTCTCTGTCCCCGAAGGATCGCCGGTCGAGCTCGACCTGCGGCTGGAGGCGGTCATGGAGGGCGTGCTGCTCACGGGCACGGCCACGGCCGCGCTCGCGGGGGAGTGCGTACGGTGCCTGGAGCCGATCGAGGACGAGGTCCACGTGACGCTGCAGGAGCTCTACGTCTACCCCGACCAGCACGACAAGGCCGCGGAGCACGACGACCACGACCTCGACGACGAGACCAGCCGGCTCGAGGACGACCTGATCGACCTCGAGCCCCTGCTGCGGGATGCGGTGGTGCTCGCACTGCCCTTCCAGCCGCTGTGCATGGATGATTGCCCCGGGTTGTGCATCGAGTGCGGTGCGCGGCTCGCGGATGATCCGGACCACGCACACGAAGCGCCGATCGACCCGCGCTGGGCAGGACTCCAGCAGCTGCAGGACCCCACAGACTGA
- the rnc gene encoding ribonuclease III, translating to MRPVRRARRPSPGPLSPLTTDELRSALGDPVLDPELLERALTHRSFAYENGQIPTNERLEFLGDSVLGVVVTETLYRTHPDFSEGRLAKLRAAVVNARALADVAREIELGQHIMLGRGEETTGGRDKASILSDTVEAVIGAIHLSGGMEEAAKVVHRLFDPVMEAAASMGAGLDWKTSLQELSADLGLGVPEYLIEDDGPDHMKTFVARVRVGEQVLGNGTGRSKKEAEQGAAETAYREIEAAHASSTSDS from the coding sequence GTGCGGCCAGTACGGCGCGCGCGCCGACCGTCGCCAGGTCCTCTGAGTCCCCTGACCACCGACGAGCTCCGCTCGGCGCTCGGTGATCCGGTCCTGGATCCCGAGCTGCTCGAGCGCGCCCTGACCCACCGTTCGTTCGCCTACGAGAACGGACAGATCCCGACCAACGAGCGCCTGGAGTTCCTCGGAGACTCCGTGCTCGGGGTCGTGGTCACCGAGACGCTCTACCGCACCCACCCGGACTTCTCCGAGGGCCGGCTGGCCAAGCTCCGCGCGGCCGTCGTCAACGCTCGCGCGCTGGCCGACGTGGCGCGCGAGATCGAGCTCGGCCAGCACATCATGCTGGGCCGCGGCGAGGAGACCACCGGCGGTCGCGACAAGGCCTCGATCCTCTCCGACACCGTCGAGGCGGTGATCGGCGCCATCCACCTCAGCGGTGGCATGGAGGAGGCCGCCAAGGTCGTCCACCGGCTCTTCGACCCGGTGATGGAGGCCGCGGCCTCGATGGGCGCCGGCCTCGACTGGAAGACCTCCCTCCAGGAGCTCTCCGCCGACCTCGGCCTCGGCGTCCCCGAATACCTCATCGAGGACGACGGGCCCGACCACATGAAGACCTTCGTCGCCCGCGTCCGCGTCGGCGAGCAGGTCCTCGGCAACGGCACCGGCCGTTCCAAGAAGGAGGCCGAGCAGGGCGCCGCGGAGACCGCCTACCGCGAGATCGAGGCGGCCCACGCCTCGAGCACCTCCGACTCCTGA
- a CDS encoding thiamine-phosphate kinase encodes MALDPDATLGEAGEFGLISQLVAQFGEALADDEHVLVGPGDDAAVLRIRHGHVVVSTDMVVEGRHFRRDWASAEDVGHRAAAQNLSDINAMGGTARHLTIGLAAPADLPVQWALDFARGFAAECATVGATVVGGDTTRADEIVIAVTVLGQCTVSPVLRSGARPGDVLALTGRQGWAAGGLAVLGRGFRSPRVLVEAYRRPEPPYAAGKEAAEAGATSLIDVSDGLLAEAAHLAEASGVAIDVRTGAFEVPEPLVAVGAALGADPMQFILAGGDDHALLATFPDTGSVPAGWQVVGDVREGEGVTVDGGAYDGPTGWTHF; translated from the coding sequence ATGGCCCTCGACCCGGACGCAACCCTCGGTGAGGCCGGCGAGTTCGGCCTCATCTCGCAGCTCGTCGCCCAGTTCGGCGAGGCTCTCGCCGACGACGAGCACGTGCTCGTCGGGCCCGGTGACGACGCCGCCGTGCTGCGCATCAGGCACGGCCACGTCGTGGTCTCCACCGACATGGTCGTCGAGGGCCGCCACTTCCGCCGTGACTGGGCCAGCGCCGAGGACGTGGGCCACCGCGCGGCCGCGCAGAACCTCTCCGACATCAACGCCATGGGCGGCACCGCCCGCCACCTGACCATCGGCCTGGCCGCGCCCGCCGACCTCCCCGTGCAGTGGGCGCTCGACTTCGCCCGCGGTTTTGCCGCGGAGTGCGCCACCGTCGGGGCCACGGTCGTCGGGGGCGACACCACCCGCGCCGACGAGATCGTCATCGCGGTGACGGTCCTGGGCCAGTGCACCGTCTCGCCCGTCCTCCGCTCGGGCGCCCGTCCCGGCGACGTGCTCGCCCTCACCGGTCGCCAGGGCTGGGCGGCCGGAGGACTCGCCGTCCTCGGGCGCGGGTTCCGCTCCCCGCGGGTGCTGGTCGAGGCCTACCGCCGGCCGGAGCCGCCGTACGCCGCCGGCAAGGAGGCCGCCGAGGCCGGGGCGACCTCCCTCATCGACGTCTCCGACGGCCTCCTCGCCGAGGCCGCGCACCTCGCGGAGGCCAGCGGCGTCGCGATCGACGTGCGCACCGGCGCCTTCGAGGTCCCGGAGCCGCTCGTGGCGGTGGGCGCGGCGCTCGGCGCCGACCCGATGCAGTTCATCCTGGCCGGCGGCGACGACCACGCGCTCCTCGCGACCTTCCCCGACACCGGGTCCGTGCCCGCCGGGTGGCAGGTCGTCGGCGACGTCCGCGAGGGCGAGGGCGTCACCGTCGACGGGGGCGCGTACGACGGCCCCACCGGCTGGACCCACTTCTGA
- the coaD gene encoding pantetheine-phosphate adenylyltransferase, protein MRRAVCPGSFDPVTNGHLDIVGRAAGLFDEVVVAIGVNASKNRLFSPDERIAMLEEATADLGNVRVAGFEGLIVDFCREIDAVAIVKGLRGSGDYEYELPMAQMNSHLTGVETVFLPGAVGNAFVSSSLVKEVAALGGDVRGLLPEAVHEHLVRRLAERRS, encoded by the coding sequence GTGCGTCGCGCAGTCTGCCCCGGGTCGTTCGACCCGGTGACCAACGGCCACCTCGACATCGTCGGGCGGGCGGCCGGGCTCTTCGACGAGGTCGTCGTCGCGATCGGTGTCAACGCCTCCAAGAACCGGCTCTTCAGCCCCGACGAGCGCATCGCGATGCTCGAGGAGGCCACGGCCGACCTCGGCAACGTCCGGGTCGCCGGCTTCGAGGGGCTCATCGTCGACTTCTGCCGCGAGATCGACGCGGTCGCGATCGTCAAGGGCCTGCGCGGCTCCGGCGACTACGAGTACGAGCTCCCGATGGCCCAGATGAACTCCCACCTCACCGGCGTCGAGACGGTCTTCCTCCCCGGTGCCGTGGGCAACGCCTTCGTGTCGTCCAGCCTGGTCAAGGAAGTCGCCGCGCTCGGTGGCGACGTGCGCGGGCTGCTCCCCGAGGCGGTCCACGAGCATCTCGTACGCCGCCTCGCGGAGCGGCGCTCCTGA